In a single window of the Pseudomonadota bacterium genome:
- a CDS encoding zinc-ribbon domain-containing protein, translating into MTFSGFQLAKGTTFDQPKSFGQKMAAEKQPRKVHFEIFALLSLLVAVGGLGACFLKGKAGVTLPAIAGGIGTILLILMRIKLSREISKVGAGANILQLEYGIGYYLTILLFLASLVINLYSPTKRDATPPTSMKSRGNEKFCTQCGARNNTGNQFCSECGVKLM; encoded by the coding sequence GTGACATTCAGCGGTTTCCAGCTTGCAAAGGGAACTACCTTTGACCAGCCGAAGTCTTTTGGTCAGAAAATGGCGGCCGAAAAGCAACCGAGAAAGGTTCACTTTGAGATATTTGCGTTATTATCGCTTCTCGTTGCGGTTGGTGGGCTTGGTGCATGCTTCCTCAAAGGCAAAGCAGGCGTGACGCTACCTGCAATCGCAGGTGGGATAGGAACAATTTTACTTATTCTTATGAGGATCAAGCTCAGCAGGGAAATTTCAAAAGTAGGTGCAGGTGCTAACATCTTACAGCTGGAGTATGGGATTGGATACTATCTCACGATACTTCTCTTTCTCGCTTCCCTGGTAATAAATCTGTATTCTCCGACAAAACGTGATGCGACACCACCTACCAGTATGAAAAGCAGGGGTAATGAGAAGTTCTGTACCCAGTGCGGGGCGCGAAACAATACAGGGAATCAGTTCTGCAGTGAATGTGGTGTCAAATTGATGTGA
- a CDS encoding zinc ribbon domain-containing protein, with translation MWCQIDVRRVHIDFFDKVKEGISKGVTTVSIKSKEMLEANKIKGQIDSLQKQKKGSLEELGNIIYSMFLEGKGYNEVTIKEECNVIVNLDTQISEKEEELRKVHLEAQEALGKQKVPQSVCTCGAEIPEGIKFCGKCGKKIDESENKIEGTEVTGKTCPHCGSQMAQDAKFCGKCGTEL, from the coding sequence ATGTGGTGTCAAATTGATGTGAGGAGGGTACATATAGATTTCTTTGACAAAGTGAAGGAAGGGATCAGTAAAGGTGTTACAACAGTCAGTATTAAATCGAAAGAGATGCTCGAAGCTAACAAAATTAAGGGTCAGATAGACAGCCTTCAGAAACAAAAGAAAGGTTCTTTAGAAGAGCTTGGAAATATTATCTACTCCATGTTCCTCGAAGGGAAAGGCTATAACGAGGTAACAATCAAAGAGGAGTGCAACGTTATCGTAAACCTCGACACACAGATAAGTGAAAAAGAGGAGGAACTGAGGAAGGTCCACCTCGAAGCTCAGGAGGCACTTGGTAAACAAAAAGTCCCACAATCGGTATGCACCTGTGGCGCAGAGATTCCTGAAGGCATAAAGTTCTGTGGTAAGTGCGGAAAAAAGATAGACGAGAGTGAGAATAAGATAGAGGGAACTGAGGTTACGGGAAAAACCTGTCCACACTGCGGCTCCCAGATGGCCCAGGATGCAAAGTTCTGTGGTAAGTGCGGAACCGAGCTCTAA
- a CDS encoding polymer-forming cytoskeletal protein: protein MFTKKVDRLESFIGTNSVFKGDIETKGTLRIDGTLNGNVNADWVILSEKAILKGDITARGSIIGGKMEGNLKVKELVEVKSKGVITGDVYTSKLSIVEGGVLNGRVSMQADGSKIIDFQAKEG from the coding sequence ATGTTTACTAAAAAGGTAGACAGGCTGGAATCATTCATAGGCACAAATTCGGTTTTTAAAGGTGATATAGAGACAAAGGGAACACTGAGGATCGACGGTACCCTGAACGGAAACGTGAATGCTGACTGGGTAATTCTCAGTGAAAAGGCGATTCTCAAAGGTGATATTACAGCGAGGGGAAGTATCATAGGCGGCAAGATGGAGGGAAACCTGAAGGTCAAAGAGCTTGTGGAGGTAAAATCCAAGGGGGTTATAACCGGAGATGTGTATACGAGCAAACTCTCGATTGTTGAGGGCGGTGTACTCAATGGCAGGGTTTCTATGCAGGCGGACGGATCGAAGATAATAGATTTCCAGGCAAAAGAGGGTTAG
- a CDS encoding DUF4412 domain-containing protein: MKKHLLIIGICLCIIHCAFANTYAIEFSADMITTTAGNSYSGKIYMKGDKIRTDTPGQSSYSIVRQDKNVMWLVTPDKKSYLEMPYDPTQKPEAGEKVKGEVSRKLIGKETIDGHPTEKYLITSKDAGKTREHYQWVATDLNFPIKTAAVDGSYSVEYRNIKKSVSDSMFELPSGYQKMTIPAMPKMGGMKKK; the protein is encoded by the coding sequence ATGAAAAAGCATCTATTAATTATTGGAATATGTCTGTGTATCATCCATTGTGCTTTCGCAAATACGTATGCCATTGAATTTTCAGCTGACATGATTACAACGACTGCTGGGAACTCATACTCAGGCAAAATTTACATGAAAGGGGATAAAATCCGTACCGACACGCCCGGGCAATCAAGCTACTCCATCGTACGGCAGGACAAAAATGTCATGTGGCTTGTAACACCTGATAAGAAATCCTACCTTGAAATGCCTTACGATCCCACTCAAAAACCCGAAGCAGGCGAAAAGGTGAAGGGTGAGGTGAGTCGCAAGCTTATTGGGAAAGAGACAATAGATGGCCACCCGACTGAGAAGTATCTTATTACATCTAAGGACGCGGGTAAGACAAGAGAACACTACCAGTGGGTTGCCACAGACCTTAATTTCCCGATCAAGACGGCTGCGGTGGATGGGAGTTACAGTGTGGAATACAGGAATATCAAGAAATCCGTATCTGATAGTATGTTCGAGCTCCCTTCCGGCTATCAGAAAATGACTATCCCTGCGATGCCCAAGATGGGCGGGATGAAGAAGAAATAA